A window of Thermoproteus sp. genomic DNA:
CGCTGAACTTGCCCGATAGATAGTAGGCGACGACCCACATCAATATGCTGGGTACGCCGTAGGCCAACGGAAACGCCACGTGGGCGTGGGCCATGGTGCTCTGGGCGTCATGTAGGAAGTAGTTGAGAATCGGCGCGTTAATGAACGCAGCGCCGAAGACCACCACACCGATGGCGCCCCCAACGCCTGCGACTAAGGCGTAGGTGACGAGGGTCTTCTGGAACTCGGTCTTGACCTCGCCCCTCCTCCATATCACCAAGGCGTATATTATCATGAAGCCCAGCGGCACCGCCTCAAGGACGCTCGTGACGGCGCCCACGTACATCCAGAAGGTCGGCAGGCCGTTGAAGTAGTAGTGGTGGGCCGTCCCTATCATGCCCGTTATGATCTCACTCGTCGCGTCGAGTCCCACCACGGCCAAGGCCAGCCTCTGGGGCACCAAGCCCGCTATGAGCAACAACACAGCCACCACGGTGACTACCACGGGCGGCCAGAAGCCCTCGACGTAGGCGTGTATGGTCATCCACCTGAAGTACTCGTCCACCTGGAAGTCGGGCCACGGCGCGACGATAGGGAGGGCCCCTATGAAGGTGCCCGCCGCTATGCCGGCTATAGCTATAGAGAGTATCTTGGCGAAGGGCCTAAGGGGCTCTGCGGCGGTCCTAGATGCCTTCAGCCACAGATAGGAGACGTAGATAAGCACCCCCGTCAGCAGGAGTAGCCAAAGGGTGCCCTGGTCTATTACGTCTCTGCCTTGGGACCCAACTATGAACCACCACGGCGAGGGGATATAGCCGAGGTAGCTCAGCCAGATCCCGAAGAGGTCGCCCAAGGCCACGAGGACCCCCAACGTCAACACGAGGAGGAACTGTCTCTTCGTGACGTTCAAGCCGAAGTAGGGGAAGACGAAGAAGGAGAAGGTTATCCACGTCAACGCTATCCACAATATGGCCAGGTTGTAGTGGAGGGCCCTAGAGACGTTGAAGGGCAGTATCGAGATGAGGTTGATGCCGTACAGTGAGACATCCGTATATAGGTGCATGGTGTAGCCGCCGAGAAGGCCCTGTACGCCCAACGCGATGCCGAACAGCATGAACGCGTATAGCGAGAGGCGTTGTACCTGATTGGGCGGAGGCAGCTGTATGGGCGCCTTGGGGTCGCGCCAGTAGTCCAGGAACTTCATGACTATGTAGGCGGCCATGGGCATTACTATCAGCAAGATGGCTATGATCATGCCCCAGGAGGCGTACAGGACGTTGTTGGTTGGCGACAATATGCCGGGGGTATAGGGGAATCCATTGGTGTAGTTCTCCAGGGCTATTAGGGCCGTCCAGGTGAAGTAGGCGGTTAGGTACTTCACTATGGTGCGGTTAGTTATCAGGTCGGGCTTGAGCCGATACTCCGAGGAGTTGGGGCCCAACATCTCCGCGTAGAAGTTCACTGCGTCGTAGAAGCCCTGCGCGAAGGCATTGCTGACTACGACCTTATTGCCGTCGGGGTCGGGCAAGAGGGCCGCCCTTATGGCCGCCATGGCCGTCGCGTTGTTTTGAGGCACGGCGTTAAAGCCCAGGCTGTGGGCCGCCGCGTCTTCTAGAATCCTGAGGGTGTAGGCCGTGAAGTCGACCCCGAAGTATCCGCCCATGCCCAAGACCGACCCGTAGTCCATCAGGCCGTACTTCTGGAAGTAGTACTTGCCCAAAACCACGTCCTCGCTTGTGAAGAGCACCGTGCCGTTGGCCGAGACCACCTCGCTGGGTATAGGCGGTATGTGGGTGAACGTATAGTAGGCCATCGCTATATACGCGACATACACCAAGATGGTCACCGCCAACACCACAGTGGGCCATATGCTTTTGCCGTTGGGCATGTGGGCATAAAAGGCTTCTGTAGAGTTATTCCTTGTGGTTAACCCCGTAAACCCAATCTTTAAAAATAGGTTACGCGAAACGTACATGGAGTTTCTCCGCGTCCGCTTGAAGGTCTGCGACGCGGTGCCTAAAGACGCCATTTCCCATTTGGGCTTTAAGGTGGAGGACGGCGTGGTGCGTCACCTAGTGATGACGCCTAGAGGGCCTGTCGTGGTCTCCAAGAGGTGTGAGGACTGTGTCTTCTACAAGTTGGCGTCGAGCACCTACGTGTTCGGAGCCCCCTCGATACATAAAGGCGTAGTCAAGTTGGTGGTCGCCGATACTCGCGTCGTCAGGAAGATCCTCCACGAACATAGAGGGCAGGTGGTCTCCGTGGAGAGGCTGAAACATACGTCTATAGTCATAACAGAGAAACAAAGGGAGGTCCTATCCGCAATGGCTAACGGAGGCTCCATAGCCGTCGTGGCCCGTATGAGCTCGCGGTCGAAGGTAGCCGTCTATAAGCTCTTCAAGAAGACTCTAAAAAAGATAGCGGAGTTGGTTTAAATATAAGTCTGGAGGTGTAGTATATAATGTGCCATTTGAGAGGCTGTTGTTTGTTAGGTTTGCAGCTCCTCCGGACATAATACTGGAGGTCATATACCGCCTGGGCCTCGCCGGCGTTGCCGTAATTGAGGACAGGCCCCCCTATTTCTCATCACCGCCGCCTTCAAGTCTCGAGAGGGATATAGAGGCCCTTGGCGGATATCTAAACAGACTCGGACTCATCGACATGGAGCCACGTCCCCCGGGGATCCTCCGCCTTTCAGACGCCTTGAAGAAGTCGCTGAATGCTCTCTCTATATGTACGGCTGGCTACCAGCCGGATGACCTCATAAAGCGGGAAGCCGTCAAGCGTTCTGTTGTGCGTTGTCTTGCTGAAAGAGGTCTTGACGTCAAAGAGGTCGTGGGTATATATAGAGCCGCCCAAGATGTGGTGAACACCTATAGGAAATGTGCGTACTCCGAGGGGCCCGACACGGGGAGGACCATAGGCGCCATGGCCGCCGAGATATCAGCCAAAGAAGAGGAGCTGAGGAAGATGGGGTTGCTCTATGCGTTTTTAGAACGCCTAGAGAGGCAGGGCTACTCAGCTATAAAGATGCCGGAGGGGTACCGCCTAGTCCTAAACGCGACTGGGTCCATCCGGGAGCCCCACCAGATTTTCGAGCTCGACGGGTTTAAGGTCGCCTTAATAGCGGGTGGGAGCGATACGTATGGCGGGGTCGAAGTGCCGAGAGAGTACCTGCTGGACGTGGCCACCTCTAGAGCTCTATTGGGCCAGACTGTGGAGAGTATAAGGTCGTCGGTGGAGCGGCTGAAGGCGCTGTACGCCAACATAAACGATGTATATAGGAACTACTCGGCCTTTGGGGACTATAGGTGGGAGGAACACAGCGGAGTCGCCACAATAGCCTTCTATATAAGAGAAAAAGACTCGGACAGGTTGGAGGGCCTATTGACAGATGTCTTGGGCAAAATCTATATACCAAGAAAATATATTTCGTACAAGATCAGTAGCTCATATAAATTTATAAGGATACCAATAAGCGAAAGGTGGCCCTACCCCATACAAGCCTTCACGAAGATCCTATACATGTACGGCGTGCCGGAGCCCGGCGAGATATCGCCGTTGCCACTAGTGGCGTTTTTATTCCCTCTATTCTACGGCTGGATGTTCGGCGACATAGGATACGGCATGCTTCTAGTACTTCTATCGCTAGTTCTGATGAAGACAGGCCGTAGGGACTGGGGCGTGATATGGCTTACCGCCGCCATCTCCACAACAGCCTTCGGCCTCTACTACGGCGACTTCTTCGGGCTCAAGCTGTGGGGCGTAAGGCCGGAGCTAGAATATATGACTGGAATAGCCGCGGCCCTTTTGTTCGGGTACTACTTAATTGCGCTGGCCTTCATCCTCAAAATAGCCCAAGCCTTCATGTCTGGAGATAAATATATAGCATTAATTCTTTATATCCCGATAACAATATTATATCTATCTATAGGATCTATATTACTTAGATATATAAATATACAGATGTATCTATACGGGAGGCCGGGGCTCTGCCAGCTGGCCACAGCTTGCGGCGTGTTGAGCATGCCCCATGTGGCAGCTACGGGCGCCCTCTGGCTTGTGGGAGGCATTGTGGCCACTGTGGCGAAATACGGCGTGGCCTATCTGCGCGACATAGGGGGAGAGGTCATCTTTATGGTCATAGAGGCGTTCATCGCGGCTACGGCTAACATATTGAGTTTCGCCAGACTTGCAATTATTTACATAGCCCACGGCATATTTGCGTCGGTTACGGCGATCTTGTTGTCGTTCCCTCTAGGCATAGTCCCCTACATCTTCACACAAATCCTAATTGCGGCCTTTGAGGGCTTCCTCACAGCCATACAGTCGCTCAGATTGATATACTACGAGACCCTCTCGAAATTCTACAAGGGATCCGGCAGGCTCTTCGAGCCCTACAAGTTGGCCATAGAGGCGTAAACTTTTTAAAAACGGGCAAAAAGCCTCCAAGAAGGGGCCCGTAGCTCAGCCTGGTAGAGCGGCGGTGGACCCCCAGGTCCGACGAGGCTCTTAGAGGCGGCGCGAGCCGCCTGTAGAAACCCGTAGGTCGTGGGTTCGAATCCCACCGGGCCCGCTTGCATCTTTGTCATCTGAAGGGAGAAAACGCGAGGGCGGCCGACGTCTTGTGTGGACGCCCTACGTCTAATGTGGCACGTCGCCTCTGCCTCGCCAACTTTAAGCCCGATGGTTCCCGATATGGTATTTAGCGAGAGCTCGGAGGCTAGATTCGACGTCCTCTCTGCCAGGCGCCCTCCGCCTAGCGTGGCTCCTTCTGTCCAGTCGTGTCTATTTGCTACGTCTTTGGGGTCTGTGGTCGTACTACAAGTCGTGGAGGCTTAGGGCTGGATCTGTAAGGGTGTCTGCCGGCAAGAGGTCTGCCGCTGGCGCCTCTACGGGGGTGCTACTGGGTCGGCTCAGTCCATTAACGCCCCTGGGCATCCCCGCAACGGCGTCTCGCATATGTCAGCCGCATTGGCGTGTCTCCGGGCCTATGTGGTCTGTCGCAAAAACTTGTTGGCGTACCTATTCGAGGAGAGCCACACGACTGTCTGCACCCAGCCGGCCAGCCTCCCCAATTTAGACTCCGCCTGGGCCCTCAAGCATCTATCGGCTAGAGGACACGTCCCGCACGTGTAGCGCCTACAGTACTTAGCGTCAGGCGGCTTTCCCGCCAGGCCGAGCCTCGGCGCGTAGCGCACAAAGTGTTTGTCTACGGGGGCCGCCTCGATGTGGCCTGTAAACAAGAGGTATAGGTCTGCCGTCTTGGGCCCCACCCAGCTTATCTTCAATAGGTCTGCCCTGTCTCTAGGCTTGGCCTTTAAGTATTCCCTCACGGCGTCGCCTAGCCGCCGTAATTGATAGCTGTTTCCTACACGGCGCGCCTCCTCTGCGATTTCCTCCAGTCTCTCGGATTTTGAGAACAACGCCGATGTCCACCTCAACACGTTGACATAATAGCTCGTGTTCTGCGTGAGGAAGGACACGACGAAGATGAGCCCTTCGTCTCCTGGCGATACGGATATGCCCACACAATCGCCGTATTCCTCCAAGAGCTTCCACACGGCGGCCTCTAGCTTCTTGTCGACGTCGCCGGAATAACGCCAGGGGTCGTACCACCTGCCCGATAGGTATAGGTCGTCGCCGACCTTCAAGCCCTTCTTGACTCCGAACTTCTTGACGTATTCCCCACCTCTCTCCTCCACTAGGGCCAAGACGGGGCTGGGCAGTAGGGTGAGCTTGAGGCAGTCCCTCATATCATCGAGGCCGGCACGCCCCGCGGGTCTACCGCCCTGATGGGCCTCAGCCCCCTCGCCCCCATGAGCCTAACGACGTGGGGGTACAGTATTACGTACTCCGCGTCTATACATTCGGCGAGTTTCGGATGTATTTCTGCCAGCGCCTTCTCGAGAGACTTCAAGGACTCGTCTGTGGAGAAGCCTATCATCGCCGCCGGATACACCTCGACACACGGCTTCATCCCGGCATCCACTAAATTCTTCAAGGCCTCTAGTTGCTTGTAGAAATACTTGGGGGGCGACATAGTTATCAACTCGAACTCCTGGGGGGTAGCGCCCTTAAGGGACACCCGAACCGCCACGTTGTGGAGCTCGGCCAGCCTTCTCGCCAGCCCTCCGTCGATCAAGATGCCGTTGGTCTCCACCACGAAGAGGTAGCGGTCCGGCACCAGCCTCAACACAGCCAGGAGGTGCTCCGGCGCTATGGTGGGCTCTCCCCCCGAGATCCTCAACTGTGCGTACCCCCGCTCCTTTGCGAGCGAGATCAGCCTCTCGGCGACTTGGGCCGGCGTTAGGAAGGTCCCTACGTCTACTCGAAATGAGCTTTTAAGCCAGGCCCAACAGACTCCACACCGCAAGTTGCAACCGACGACGTCGGCTGTGGCTATCCCGCCGTACCAACGGTCGGCCCTAAACCTCACATAGCGTCTCAAAACCTCGCCGTCTCTCTGCCGTACGGCGTACTTTAAGACCAATTGCGTCAACGTCTCGGGGTCAATCACGAACACTATTCACGCCTAAATATTTTACCGCCTCGGCCTCTCGAACTTTCTGTCTAACACCTCCAGGACTATGTTCCTCAACTTGGCGTAATCCACGATAATATCCTAAAAATATAAGCTACTGACGTTCGAGGACCTCCTGTATGAACTCTGTGAATAGCTCGTCCAGCACCTCGGCGTAGTTCTTCCTCCCGTTCTCTACGTCGTCCATATATTTCTCTATGAGCCTA
This region includes:
- a CDS encoding radical SAM protein; its protein translation is MIDPETLTQLVLKYAVRQRDGEVLRRYVRFRADRWYGGIATADVVGCNLRCGVCWAWLKSSFRVDVGTFLTPAQVAERLISLAKERGYAQLRISGGEPTIAPEHLLAVLRLVPDRYLFVVETNGILIDGGLARRLAELHNVAVRVSLKGATPQEFELITMSPPKYFYKQLEALKNLVDAGMKPCVEVYPAAMIGFSTDESLKSLEKALAEIHPKLAECIDAEYVILYPHVVRLMGARGLRPIRAVDPRGVPASMI
- a CDS encoding cbb3-type cytochrome c oxidase subunit I, with product MPNGKSIWPTVVLAVTILVYVAYIAMAYYTFTHIPPIPSEVVSANGTVLFTSEDVVLGKYYFQKYGLMDYGSVLGMGGYFGVDFTAYTLRILEDAAAHSLGFNAVPQNNATAMAAIRAALLPDPDGNKVVVSNAFAQGFYDAVNFYAEMLGPNSSEYRLKPDLITNRTIVKYLTAYFTWTALIALENYTNGFPYTPGILSPTNNVLYASWGMIIAILLIVMPMAAYIVMKFLDYWRDPKAPIQLPPPNQVQRLSLYAFMLFGIALGVQGLLGGYTMHLYTDVSLYGINLISILPFNVSRALHYNLAILWIALTWITFSFFVFPYFGLNVTKRQFLLVLTLGVLVALGDLFGIWLSYLGYIPSPWWFIVGSQGRDVIDQGTLWLLLLTGVLIYVSYLWLKASRTAAEPLRPFAKILSIAIAGIAAGTFIGALPIVAPWPDFQVDEYFRWMTIHAYVEGFWPPVVVTVVAVLLLIAGLVPQRLALAVVGLDATSEIITGMIGTAHHYYFNGLPTFWMYVGAVTSVLEAVPLGFMIIYALVIWRRGEVKTEFQKTLVTYALVAGVGGAIGVVVFGAAFINAPILNYFLHDAQSTMAHAHVAFPLAYGVPSILMWVVAYYLSGKFSDRDLKYMRWAAVIIGVGFYLQVLLTLEPLAVLQMQQELSRGYWFIKTLFTPSGAPGFWQEPIVVDVVWLRMIGDLVAAAGFAIVIFGMFVRLLKR
- a CDS encoding V-type ATPase 116kDa subunit family protein codes for the protein MPFERLLFVRFAAPPDIILEVIYRLGLAGVAVIEDRPPYFSSPPPSSLERDIEALGGYLNRLGLIDMEPRPPGILRLSDALKKSLNALSICTAGYQPDDLIKREAVKRSVVRCLAERGLDVKEVVGIYRAAQDVVNTYRKCAYSEGPDTGRTIGAMAAEISAKEEELRKMGLLYAFLERLERQGYSAIKMPEGYRLVLNATGSIREPHQIFELDGFKVALIAGGSDTYGGVEVPREYLLDVATSRALLGQTVESIRSSVERLKALYANINDVYRNYSAFGDYRWEEHSGVATIAFYIREKDSDRLEGLLTDVLGKIYIPRKYISYKISSSYKFIRIPISERWPYPIQAFTKILYMYGVPEPGEISPLPLVAFLFPLFYGWMFGDIGYGMLLVLLSLVLMKTGRRDWGVIWLTAAISTTAFGLYYGDFFGLKLWGVRPELEYMTGIAAALLFGYYLIALAFILKIAQAFMSGDKYIALILYIPITILYLSIGSILLRYINIQMYLYGRPGLCQLATACGVLSMPHVAATGALWLVGGIVATVAKYGVAYLRDIGGEVIFMVIEAFIAATANILSFARLAIIYIAHGIFASVTAILLSFPLGIVPYIFTQILIAAFEGFLTAIQSLRLIYYETLSKFYKGSGRLFEPYKLAIEA
- a CDS encoding bacteriocin encodes the protein MEFLRVRLKVCDAVPKDAISHLGFKVEDGVVRHLVMTPRGPVVVSKRCEDCVFYKLASSTYVFGAPSIHKGVVKLVVADTRVVRKILHEHRGQVVSVERLKHTSIVITEKQREVLSAMANGGSIAVVARMSSRSKVAVYKLFKKTLKKIAELV
- a CDS encoding DNA lyase; translated protein: MRDCLKLTLLPSPVLALVEERGGEYVKKFGVKKGLKVGDDLYLSGRWYDPWRYSGDVDKKLEAAVWKLLEEYGDCVGISVSPGDEGLIFVVSFLTQNTSYYVNVLRWTSALFSKSERLEEIAEEARRVGNSYQLRRLGDAVREYLKAKPRDRADLLKISWVGPKTADLYLLFTGHIEAAPVDKHFVRYAPRLGLAGKPPDAKYCRRYTCGTCPLADRCLRAQAESKLGRLAGWVQTVVWLSSNRYANKFLRQTT